A window of the Zeugodacus cucurbitae isolate PBARC_wt_2022May chromosome 4, idZeuCucr1.2, whole genome shotgun sequence genome harbors these coding sequences:
- the LOC105220871 gene encoding uncharacterized protein LOC105220871, producing the protein MEDCCSNEMRSQTFHNLLKSVLDSKVINIQVFTVAVGILFFVILLKNRFRSFCGT; encoded by the coding sequence ATGGAAGATTGTTGCAGTAATGAAATGCGCAGTCAAACCtttcataatttgttaaaatcaGTATTAGATTCAAAAGTCATCAACATACAAGTGTTCACCGTGGCCGTTGGTATCctgttttttgtgattttactGAAGAATCGTTTTCGGAGTTTCTGTGGCACTTAA
- the LOC105220872 gene encoding cytochrome b-c1 complex subunit 8: MRITSSLLGAHFGNLAKVHGIVTYKLSPFEQRAFAGAISKGLPNIFNRIRSNIFIVAPPFIVGYLIYDLTEREHHHLSRKNPKDFENEE; this comes from the exons ATGCGCATCACCTCGTCCCTGCTTGGAGCCCATTTCGGCAACTTGGCCAAGGTGCACGGTATTGTCACCTACAAGCTGTCGCCATTTGAGCAGCGTGCATTTGCTGGAGCGATTAGCAAAGGTCTGCCCAACATTTTCAACCGCATCCGCTCTAATATCTTCATTGTGGCACCAC CCTTCATTGTGGGTTACCTCATCTACGATCTGACGGAACGTGAGCACCATCACTTATCTCGTAAGAATCCAAAGGATTTCGAGAATGAAGAatag
- the LOC105220940 gene encoding pH-sensitive chloride channel 2, translating to MRNIHFHIVTKVLLLSFIFTITQLSSTATHAADVEEDCPPISNATNLQQTQLIQRLTHVCRYDRLERPIEYGMNGERLPVTVKARIYVYFLQNLNSDLLQFKMHALLQLSFNDSRLAYKELKRNDNIIGQKHLSERLWLPHIFFANERDSSILGTDEKDVLTSISPEGRVVISQRLQATLYCYMNFKKFPFDEQYCSTVLESWMYNKTEMVLKWEPYSPISFDPEMHLTEYNMQGFWYNETIVNSDGINLRHGSFVGNYSSLSFTVHLSRETGFYLLDYFLPSMMIVAISWVSFWLQADQSPPRIMLGTSTMLSFITLSSSQTKTLPKVSYIKVSEIWFLGCTFFIFGSLVEFAFVNTIWRRKENVELKKVNSKYIVKASLTPRPTRRDINKNNLSRTRSCSSLDNITSSTESVLKGNSNPGYNNYLTVHNLPIITTECADTASVTSDRNSNGTDHVVNIDKASSFGMSDKDKEANPDHTTFTTMTPQEIAMWIDRRSRFLFPVMFLAFNALYWTFVYCF from the exons ATGCGAAATATACACTTTCACATCGTGACCAAAGTGCTGCTGCTCAGCTTTATATTCACCATTACACAGCTATCATCAAC AGCGACGCATGCCGCCGATGTTGAGGAAGACTGCCCGCCTATTTCGAACGCTACAAacttacaacaaacacaactaaTACAACGGTTAACACATGTATGCCGTTATGATCGCTTAGAGCGGCCAATTG AATATGGCATGAATGGTGAACGTCTGCCCGTTACCGTTAAGGCGCGCATCTATGTATACTTCTTGCAAAATCTAAATTCCGACTTGCTGCAATTCAAGATGCACGCACTGCTACAGCTAAGCTTCAACGATAGCCGACTGGCTTACAAAGAATTGAAACGCAACGACAATATCATCGGACAGAAACATTTGAGCGAACGACTTTGGCTGCCGCATATATTCTTTGCCAACGAACGTGACTCCAGCATTTTGGGTACGGATGAGAAGGATGTGCTGACCTCGATATCACCGGAAGGACGCGTCGTCATATCGCAGCGCTTGCAGGCAACACTCTATTGTTACATGAATTTCAAAAAGTTCCCCTTCGATGAGCAATACTGCTCGACGGTGTTGGAGAGTT GGATGTACAATAAAACGGAAATGGTGCTCAAATGGGAACCGTATTCGCCGATCTCATTCGATCCGGAAATGCACCTCACCGAGTACAATATGCAAGGCTTTTGGTATAACGAAACTATTGTTAACTCGGATGGTATTAATTTGAGACACGGATCATTCG TTGGCAATTACAGTTCTCTCAGTTTTACGGTTCATCTTAGTCGTGAGACCGGTTTCTATTTGTTGGACTATTTCCTGCCCTCAATGATGATCGTTGCGATTTCATGGGTTTCATTTTGGTTGCAGGCCGATCAGTCCCCGCCTCGTATCATGTTAG gCACCAGCACTATGTTATCATTCATCACATTGTCCTCATCGCAAACGAAAACCTTGCCCAAAGTCAGTTATATCAAAGTATCTGAAATTTGGTTTCTCGGCTGCACATTCTTCATCTTCGGCAGTTTGGTGGAATTTGCCTTCGTCAATACGATTTGGCGACGCAAAGAGAATGTGGAATTGAAGAAGGTcaatagtaaatatatagtgAAGGCCTCGCTAACGCCGCGTCCAACCAGACGCgatataaataagaataatCTGTCGCGCACGCGCTCCTGCTCCAGTCTCGATAATATAACATCCAGCACGGAAAGCGTATTGAAGGGCAACTCAAATCCGGGTTACAACAATTACCTAACTGTACAT AATCTACCGATTATCACCACCGAGTGCGCAGACACCGCATCTGTGACgagtgatcgcaatagcaacgGCACAGATCATGTTGTTAATATCGATAAAGCTAGCAGCTTCGGCATGAGTGACAAAGATAAGGAGGCAAATCCTGATCACACTACATTCACAACAATGACACCACAAGAGATTGCCATGTGGATCGATCGGCGTTCACGTTTCCTATTTCCGGTTATGTTTTTGGCCTTCAATGCGCTCTACTGGACGTTTGTCTATTGCTTTTGA